Proteins encoded within one genomic window of Cytophagales bacterium:
- a CDS encoding acyl carrier protein translates to MENEKIVDLLKGIIANDLDINISEEELDENISLFEDGIGLDSIAVVHLITRIEKNFEIQINDNEISTKDFKSLTVLSKLIENKLQHEHH, encoded by the coding sequence ATGGAAAATGAAAAAATAGTAGACCTATTAAAAGGTATAATAGCTAATGACCTGGATATAAACATTTCTGAGGAAGAGCTCGATGAAAACATATCACTGTTTGAAGACGGCATTGGTCTTGATTCAATTGCTGTTGTCCACTTAATTACCAGGATAGAAAAAAATTTCGAAATCCAAATAAATGACAATGAGATCAGTACTAAGGATTTCAAGTCATTGACAGTGTTGTCAAAGCTTATTGAAAACAAATTACAACATGAGCACCATTGA
- a CDS encoding DUF2807 domain-containing protein → MKRNFLLFAFSFVILFAAQAQYSETRPLDVFDAIDFDGNARIYFEQGETPSIKIQGKKEHHVREFISEVKHGTLHLGFENDRENKRKIRLTIIHTGINRMDMDGFVNMISYDPLTSRDLDIKADGFIKGDLEVDVEDLQIDVDGFIQLTVYGKADRADLELDGFGNIDAQDLDVKKRRKSADGFARIKF, encoded by the coding sequence ATGAAAAGGAATTTTCTACTCTTCGCGTTTTCTTTTGTTATCCTGTTCGCTGCTCAAGCTCAGTACTCCGAAACCAGGCCGCTGGACGTCTTTGATGCCATAGATTTTGATGGCAATGCCAGGATCTATTTCGAGCAAGGTGAAACGCCTTCTATCAAGATACAGGGAAAAAAAGAGCATCACGTCAGGGAGTTCATCAGTGAGGTCAAACATGGCACCCTGCACTTAGGCTTTGAAAATGATCGTGAAAACAAACGCAAAATCCGGCTGACCATTATTCATACGGGCATCAACCGAATGGACATGGATGGTTTCGTAAACATGATCAGCTATGATCCATTAACTAGCAGAGATCTGGACATCAAAGCAGATGGGTTCATCAAAGGAGATCTGGAAGTCGATGTAGAAGACCTTCAAATCGATGTAGATGGCTTCATTCAATTGACAGTCTACGGAAAAGCCGATCGAGCTGACCTGGAACTGGATGGCTTTGGCAACATCGATGCGCAGGATCTGGATGTAAAAAAGCGCAGAAAAAGCGCCGACGGATTCGCCAGGATCAAGTTTTAA
- a CDS encoding T9SS type A sorting domain-containing protein: protein MKYATLKVLVLCMVLAVQSLVAQDYTITNETTHDQNHFGWYISGAGNHCAISDPRDVISDYGNGSVSLYRRRGGTWRFTHRITPNNPEKHGLFGHKTVMTDSHLAISAIGDSRQGFMAGAVSIYQLQDDAWTLISEVLPERSDDKVQFGAALAMDANYLFVGASGAKNHTGEVYVYAIEGNTVTLLQTIDAPHPVGYEFGKTLQLVGNTLIIGAPSTAKSVMKGGVFVYELMDGVWQKVQDIEPEDEEVGSWFGYAIAADENNLFISAPHNNVPHADGNEYAFAGKVYHYINQGDTWSLNTEILQETPHSHNFFGYQLQVDNGELFISSPNTDGAIKDQGVIYKYTNETGAWTVAQEYRLSDGTKTHLGHSFRSIDGEILAGNGGQKKESNRGTVTVFNDGYVPLSADKLTEPIQVSVYPNPSSERVQIEVDEMRAHKLALFDLNGRQVLTKVFMRRTEIDVSNLNPGLYIISLKTKNQHVSKSLLVR from the coding sequence ATGAAATACGCAACATTAAAAGTGCTAGTGCTGTGCATGGTGTTAGCAGTTCAGTCCTTAGTAGCACAGGATTACACGATCACCAATGAAACCACGCACGACCAGAATCACTTCGGATGGTACATCTCCGGAGCAGGAAACCATTGTGCCATATCAGACCCTCGAGATGTGATTTCTGATTATGGTAATGGGAGTGTCAGTCTATACAGAAGAAGAGGTGGTACCTGGCGATTCACGCATCGGATTACACCAAACAACCCTGAGAAGCATGGGCTTTTCGGTCACAAAACAGTCATGACAGACTCCCACCTGGCCATTTCGGCCATCGGAGATTCCCGACAAGGGTTCATGGCGGGAGCGGTGAGTATCTATCAGTTACAAGATGATGCCTGGACCTTGATATCGGAAGTACTTCCGGAGAGGAGTGATGACAAGGTACAATTCGGTGCTGCCCTGGCTATGGACGCTAACTATTTGTTTGTTGGAGCATCTGGTGCAAAGAATCACACCGGTGAGGTATATGTCTACGCCATAGAAGGAAATACCGTCACTTTGCTTCAAACCATAGATGCGCCGCATCCGGTAGGATATGAGTTTGGTAAGACGCTTCAGCTGGTAGGTAATACACTCATCATAGGTGCTCCTTCAACTGCGAAAAGTGTGATGAAAGGAGGGGTTTTTGTTTATGAGTTGATGGATGGTGTTTGGCAAAAGGTGCAGGACATTGAACCGGAAGACGAAGAAGTAGGCTCCTGGTTTGGATATGCCATAGCGGCAGATGAAAACAACCTGTTTATTTCTGCCCCTCACAATAATGTGCCGCATGCAGATGGAAATGAATATGCTTTTGCAGGAAAGGTTTATCACTACATTAATCAGGGCGACACATGGAGTTTGAACACCGAAATCTTGCAAGAGACCCCTCATAGTCATAATTTCTTTGGTTATCAGTTGCAGGTTGACAATGGCGAACTCTTCATTTCATCTCCTAATACTGATGGAGCGATTAAGGATCAGGGAGTCATCTATAAATACACCAACGAAACCGGAGCGTGGACTGTAGCTCAGGAGTATCGGCTTTCTGATGGGACGAAAACTCACCTGGGGCACAGTTTTCGATCCATCGATGGTGAAATACTGGCTGGAAACGGAGGACAAAAAAAGGAATCCAACAGGGGGACTGTGACGGTTTTCAACGATGGGTATGTCCCGTTGAGTGCTGATAAGCTGACGGAGCCTATTCAAGTGAGTGTATACCCCAACCCATCATCCGAACGCGTCCAAATTGAAGTGGACGAGATGAGGGCACATAAGCTTGCTCTCTTTGATTTGAATGGCAGGCAAGTACTGACCAAAGTTTTCATGAGACGAACGGAAATAGATGTGAGTAACCTGAATCCAGGGCTCTACATCATCTCCCTAAAAACTAAAAACCAGCATGTCAGCAAGTCACTGCTGGTCAGATAA
- a CDS encoding amidohydrolase, giving the protein MKLPGDMLNRNLIMLLLLFSILPIWMSCSGDNGGIDPVQGGEQLYTNGAIYTVNEQQPWAEAMLVKDGVIVAIGTIEEVTPEASSDAQVADLSGAMVMPGIHDVHLHPLEAASDNFRFILDGTETDPENYARDIADALDRNSNSPWLLGWGYDFYTILDTTREPIEILDDISSTQAIIAMEQTSHSIWVNSKALELAGIDENTPDPTGGVIMKDEFGFPNGLLIDNAGNLVVDLAIASIPDSEANDYDGLINFALPELARNGITSICDARTYWKRNHHETWRRAEEEGQLTVRANLGLWVYPTEDDDTQIATIQSLYSNDPNSFLKINQIKLYADGIVINTTAALHTNYLLNILRRTANNGLNYITQERMARYIEALEPTGFDFHIHAIGDRGVHEALNAIERSGTANGRHRLTHIEYVDPADYDRFTQLNVTADAQVVGDFAQPENWNETDELIGSALNNAVIPIRSLSEANARITLSSDWDVSALNPFVGLQNAVTRTPQNLTLAEAIKAYTLNAAYVMRQEDKVGSLEVSKEADFIVLNQNIFQVDPSRINQTRVIRTYLRGELIHSN; this is encoded by the coding sequence ATGAAATTACCTGGTGATATGTTGAATCGAAACCTGATCATGCTCTTATTGTTGTTTTCCATTTTGCCAATCTGGATGTCTTGCAGTGGAGATAATGGAGGGATTGACCCTGTTCAGGGTGGAGAACAATTGTACACCAATGGTGCTATTTATACGGTCAATGAGCAACAACCCTGGGCCGAAGCAATGCTCGTTAAAGACGGTGTGATTGTGGCCATTGGAACGATTGAAGAAGTGACCCCTGAGGCCTCGAGTGATGCGCAAGTCGCGGACCTGTCGGGTGCTATGGTCATGCCAGGGATTCATGATGTGCACCTTCATCCTTTGGAAGCCGCTTCAGACAATTTTCGATTCATATTGGACGGTACCGAGACTGACCCTGAGAACTATGCCAGAGATATTGCCGATGCATTAGATCGCAATTCCAATTCCCCTTGGCTGTTGGGTTGGGGGTATGACTTCTATACGATACTTGATACAACCAGAGAACCCATAGAAATACTGGATGACATCTCCTCGACGCAGGCCATCATTGCAATGGAACAGACTTCTCATTCGATTTGGGTAAACAGTAAAGCCCTTGAGTTGGCGGGAATTGATGAAAATACACCTGACCCGACCGGCGGTGTGATCATGAAGGATGAGTTTGGTTTCCCCAACGGATTATTGATTGATAATGCCGGAAACCTGGTCGTGGACCTGGCTATCGCTTCCATTCCAGACAGTGAGGCAAACGACTATGATGGATTGATCAACTTCGCACTCCCGGAATTGGCGAGAAATGGCATTACCTCTATATGTGACGCCCGGACCTATTGGAAAAGAAATCACCATGAGACCTGGAGACGGGCAGAAGAGGAAGGGCAATTGACCGTCCGGGCCAATCTTGGATTGTGGGTTTATCCCACAGAGGATGATGACACTCAAATTGCCACGATCCAATCTTTGTATTCAAATGACCCCAATAGTTTTTTGAAAATCAATCAGATCAAGTTGTATGCGGACGGAATTGTGATCAATACGACTGCTGCATTGCATACCAATTACTTGTTGAACATCCTTCGAAGAACGGCTAATAATGGCTTGAATTACATCACACAAGAGCGCATGGCCCGATACATTGAAGCGCTGGAGCCGACTGGCTTTGACTTCCACATTCATGCGATCGGCGATCGTGGCGTACATGAAGCCTTGAATGCCATTGAAAGAAGTGGGACCGCCAACGGACGTCACCGACTTACTCATATCGAGTATGTAGATCCTGCAGATTATGACCGATTTACGCAGCTTAATGTTACGGCTGATGCGCAGGTAGTTGGGGATTTTGCCCAACCCGAAAATTGGAATGAAACCGATGAACTTATTGGCTCAGCATTGAACAATGCAGTAATTCCCATTAGGAGTTTGAGTGAAGCCAACGCACGCATTACCTTGAGTAGTGACTGGGATGTGAGCGCTCTGAATCCGTTTGTTGGTTTACAGAACGCCGTGACCAGAACACCGCAAAACCTTACGTTAGCAGAAGCCATAAAAGCGTATACCCTCAATGCTGCTTACGTGATGCGGCAAGAGGATAAAGTTGGATCACTTGAAGTAAGCAAAGAAGCTGATTTCATCGTCTTAAACCAGAATATTTTCCAGGTCGATCCCAGCCGGATCAACCAAACCAGGGTGATCAGAACGTACCTACGAGGTGAGCTTATCCATTCCAACTAA
- a CDS encoding nucleoside hydrolase, producing the protein MKAIKNFLLGVIILFTTISFYPATAQTISKHVIFDHDGGVDDLLSLLLLTQMENVELEGVVVTPADCFLEDATISSLKLLKMTGLTNVSVAKSQARAVNPFPTEWRAQPMVLNAFPDMLTIQGNNQQLSTLPAYEFIASKLRSANEQLTFLITGPCSNLAKTLGTYPELKSKVGEVIWMGGAVDVPGNVRTHKHNGTAEWNAYWDPQAAAELFKMGLDIKLIALDVTNSVPVSMNFLRQLAAQKQFPLSNLASQFWATTINTIPSYEYTYFMWDVLSTTYLGIPQTFTSERAELAVRTELPAEGQTIRAAGNENWVHIVKTVDREAFYGYVLGLLRR; encoded by the coding sequence ATGAAAGCCATCAAAAACTTCCTACTCGGGGTTATAATCCTCTTCACCACAATAAGCTTTTATCCAGCAACTGCTCAAACGATATCAAAGCACGTCATATTCGATCATGATGGTGGTGTAGACGATCTCCTTTCTCTGCTACTATTGACGCAGATGGAAAATGTGGAACTGGAAGGCGTAGTGGTCACACCAGCAGATTGTTTTCTCGAAGATGCGACCATCTCATCATTGAAACTCCTGAAAATGACCGGACTAACCAACGTATCGGTAGCCAAAAGTCAGGCCAGAGCAGTCAATCCTTTTCCTACGGAATGGCGCGCCCAACCGATGGTATTGAATGCCTTTCCCGACATGCTCACCATACAAGGGAATAACCAACAACTTAGCACTTTGCCTGCTTATGAGTTTATTGCCTCCAAGCTTAGATCAGCGAATGAGCAATTGACTTTTCTCATTACCGGGCCTTGCTCTAATCTGGCAAAAACACTAGGCACTTATCCCGAACTAAAGTCAAAAGTCGGAGAAGTAATATGGATGGGAGGCGCCGTAGATGTACCTGGAAATGTCCGTACGCACAAGCACAACGGAACCGCCGAATGGAATGCCTACTGGGACCCTCAAGCGGCTGCAGAACTTTTCAAAATGGGATTGGACATTAAACTGATTGCCCTGGATGTAACGAACAGCGTCCCTGTCAGCATGAACTTCTTACGGCAACTGGCCGCACAAAAGCAATTTCCCCTCTCCAACCTGGCTTCTCAATTCTGGGCGACCACCATCAACACCATTCCTAGCTATGAATACACCTACTTCATGTGGGACGTATTGTCTACCACCTATCTGGGCATCCCGCAAACCTTCACCTCAGAAAGAGCAGAACTGGCCGTTCGCACCGAACTACCCGCTGAAGGGCAAACCATTCGCGCCGCAGGAAATGAAAATTGGGTGCACATTGTAAAAACCGTGGATAGGGAAGCTTTCTATGGGTACGTGTTGGGGTTGTTGAGGAGGTAG
- a CDS encoding response regulator, with protein MSRQLLTCLLLLMLSWALQAQEPPLEIKSIGLPLIENFGTSDYDAAVNNYDVIIGDDQRIYFGNEEGVLIYDGQEWTKVPLPNQGAVYFFTKSDDGTIYVGGVTESGYLQPNENGVITYHSLNETIHGDSIPGSVRVVTRVEDQIVSLSSTDIAYINPETKEVVNFTKQRWVNDNCYSLFSEGYYSVCGDEIYVLNKDGWKFLRKGTIAQFYEKSLVGPVTVNGRKLMVTKNGFYDFDTDEQLPINSQVKDFLKNNFVYRINLLSNNYLAICSWSGLLITDLSGEPIQFINKAMGLTDDYVFGVAMDNSGVLWVATYNGISKITLNSRFSYLDNASGGHDGIVHDMTLFSGQLYFSTIQGTFRGSWNELGDPFLDQKFTQIDENIGHYFFQSDETLFMTSELDGSLVMNKYGKFETIEDLPKRVYWTGFKFEASDDVLLGGFEGFMVHVKNMNGHWKATEEFDPIFNSVEFIIQGEGQDIWASGKADGLYRLVYDVENQVILDEKKYGIVDGLPSNQNNYVFRIDGQPYFGTEKGIYRYDKISDRIVPDPALIELTGEEPIRIIRKEGEDIFYFSDQLYLLQNSQGAYIKKAFPGLDYKKYSPMSIRVIDNENVLVGSANGMAHLNPKLKPVSNAFHSQITSFRHLDVDTVLFGGFGQKPQLIFAPNQNSFRFKFTTDFHQGTSLFKWKLQGLDGAWSNWSEETSKDYTNLPHGQYTFQVLSRNTYGQESIPATIEFSILPPWYLTLWAYFLYVIIGCGTIYGIIALYATRLKSENRKLEEKVALRTQQLRKQTKELQNQNDLKKRFFVNISHELKTPLTLTLGTLTRALNHSYGHLSTNLEKNLKVSFNNAERLLKMVNSILDISRLESGNMQLKASLVRPAAIIEKVLAFFDSKFLNKSIQLEKELLQDEEIYLDSDKFETMLINLIANAFKFTPENGVIRVQMSTTAEHVNITVKDSGQGIPEQDLPFVFDRFYQSPSVKSGEGLGVGLALTKELMDLHHGEVVVTNEYGAKFVLSFMKGNTHLNENEIALENEVMTSELASKYHLNESSVPAPEIGNKEEDRPHILIVEDNPEMQAFISELLASQFNVSSAANGKQGLEILKEVTPDLIISDYMMPEMDGLQFATLVKQSGKFAFVPFIFLTARTDEEDKLEILNLGVDDYLFKPFNPQELLVRVTNLLYARRARQEYIDEEGVEADEIEWKDFQSDLRTHLDQYIDEHLDAEITTEQLINATKLSERSLYRKVKSNTGLSLLGYVKEYRLRKARIMLEEQKFMTVSEVSYAVGYKYLSHFTKNFKDRFGKQPSEYFQEGKFI; from the coding sequence ATGAGCCGCCAACTCCTGACCTGCCTACTACTACTCATGCTCTCCTGGGCCTTGCAGGCTCAGGAACCACCCCTGGAAATCAAATCTATTGGGTTACCACTCATTGAAAATTTTGGTACTTCGGATTATGATGCGGCAGTAAATAATTATGATGTCATCATCGGTGACGATCAACGAATCTACTTTGGCAATGAGGAAGGGGTTTTGATCTACGATGGACAGGAATGGACCAAAGTACCACTCCCTAATCAGGGAGCAGTTTATTTCTTCACCAAAAGTGATGATGGGACCATTTACGTGGGAGGCGTCACTGAATCGGGATATTTGCAACCAAATGAAAATGGGGTAATTACCTACCATTCACTGAATGAGACGATCCATGGCGATTCCATCCCTGGTTCCGTCAGGGTAGTAACAAGAGTGGAAGATCAAATCGTTTCACTAAGCTCTACGGACATTGCTTATATCAACCCTGAGACCAAAGAGGTGGTCAATTTCACCAAACAGCGCTGGGTCAATGACAACTGTTACTCGCTCTTTTCTGAAGGCTACTACAGCGTATGTGGAGACGAAATATATGTCCTGAACAAGGATGGCTGGAAATTCCTTAGGAAAGGAACCATCGCTCAATTCTATGAAAAATCACTGGTCGGTCCGGTAACAGTCAATGGCAGAAAATTGATGGTCACCAAGAATGGCTTTTATGATTTTGATACCGATGAACAACTCCCAATCAACTCACAAGTCAAAGACTTTCTCAAGAACAATTTTGTTTATCGGATCAACCTACTCTCCAATAACTACCTGGCCATCTGTAGCTGGAGCGGATTATTGATCACAGATCTATCCGGGGAACCCATCCAATTCATCAACAAAGCAATGGGACTCACTGATGACTATGTTTTTGGAGTGGCCATGGACAACTCAGGTGTGCTTTGGGTAGCAACTTATAATGGGATCAGTAAAATCACCTTGAACTCAAGATTCTCATATTTGGATAACGCATCGGGCGGACATGACGGTATAGTCCATGACATGACTTTATTCAGCGGACAACTATATTTTAGTACAATACAGGGCACTTTTCGCGGATCATGGAATGAATTAGGCGACCCTTTTCTGGATCAGAAATTCACACAAATCGACGAAAATATTGGGCACTATTTTTTTCAATCAGATGAGACTTTATTCATGACCTCTGAACTTGACGGAAGTCTGGTGATGAATAAATATGGCAAATTCGAAACGATCGAGGATCTACCCAAAAGAGTTTATTGGACGGGATTCAAATTCGAAGCATCCGATGATGTATTGTTGGGTGGATTTGAAGGCTTTATGGTCCACGTGAAAAACATGAATGGTCACTGGAAGGCCACTGAGGAGTTTGACCCCATCTTTAACAGTGTTGAGTTCATTATTCAGGGCGAGGGACAAGATATCTGGGCAAGTGGAAAGGCCGATGGACTTTATCGACTGGTTTACGATGTTGAAAATCAGGTCATTCTGGATGAGAAAAAGTATGGAATAGTAGATGGTCTACCAAGCAACCAGAACAATTACGTTTTTCGAATAGATGGGCAGCCTTACTTTGGAACCGAGAAGGGCATTTATCGGTACGATAAGATCAGTGATCGAATTGTACCAGATCCTGCTTTAATTGAACTTACTGGAGAAGAACCCATACGTATCATTCGAAAGGAAGGAGAAGATATCTTTTACTTTTCAGATCAACTCTATTTGCTACAAAATTCACAAGGTGCGTATATCAAAAAAGCTTTCCCTGGACTCGATTACAAGAAATACTCACCAATGAGCATAAGAGTGATCGATAATGAAAATGTGCTGGTGGGAAGTGCCAATGGCATGGCACACCTCAATCCGAAACTCAAACCAGTTTCTAATGCGTTTCATAGTCAAATAACAAGCTTCAGGCATCTGGATGTCGATACAGTATTATTCGGGGGATTTGGCCAAAAGCCTCAACTAATATTTGCGCCAAATCAAAACTCGTTTCGCTTCAAATTCACCACAGATTTCCATCAGGGAACTTCCCTATTTAAGTGGAAGCTTCAGGGTTTGGATGGTGCCTGGTCCAACTGGTCTGAGGAAACCAGCAAAGACTATACAAATCTTCCCCACGGACAGTACACTTTTCAAGTACTATCCAGAAATACTTATGGACAGGAAAGTATACCCGCAACGATAGAATTCTCTATACTGCCACCCTGGTATTTAACGCTATGGGCCTATTTCCTATATGTGATCATAGGATGTGGAACCATCTATGGGATCATTGCACTATATGCTACAAGACTTAAATCAGAAAACAGGAAATTGGAGGAGAAAGTAGCTTTAAGAACCCAACAATTGCGTAAACAAACAAAAGAACTCCAAAATCAGAACGACCTGAAGAAGCGTTTTTTTGTCAACATTTCTCATGAGCTAAAAACACCACTAACCCTCACACTCGGCACACTTACCAGGGCACTCAATCATTCTTACGGTCACTTGAGTACGAACCTTGAAAAGAACCTGAAGGTATCATTTAATAATGCGGAAAGACTCCTAAAAATGGTCAACAGCATCCTGGATATCTCCAGATTGGAAAGCGGTAATATGCAACTAAAAGCCTCTTTGGTAAGACCTGCAGCTATTATTGAAAAAGTTTTGGCTTTTTTCGACTCCAAGTTCCTCAACAAAAGCATTCAGCTAGAAAAAGAATTGCTACAGGATGAAGAAATCTATCTGGATTCGGACAAATTCGAAACCATGCTCATCAATCTGATTGCGAATGCATTCAAATTCACCCCCGAAAATGGTGTGATTCGCGTTCAAATGAGTACGACAGCAGAGCACGTTAACATCACGGTAAAAGATTCCGGTCAGGGAATTCCTGAACAAGACTTACCTTTTGTCTTTGACCGGTTTTATCAGAGTCCTTCCGTTAAAAGTGGCGAAGGCCTCGGCGTTGGCCTTGCCCTAACCAAAGAGCTAATGGACCTGCATCATGGAGAAGTAGTAGTGACCAATGAATATGGCGCCAAGTTTGTCTTGAGCTTCATGAAAGGGAACACACATTTGAATGAGAACGAAATTGCTCTGGAAAATGAAGTGATGACCAGTGAGTTGGCTAGTAAATATCACTTGAATGAGTCCTCCGTTCCCGCACCGGAAATTGGAAATAAAGAGGAAGACCGGCCACATATTTTAATTGTAGAAGATAATCCTGAAATGCAGGCCTTCATCAGCGAATTGCTTGCCAGTCAATTCAATGTCTCCAGTGCCGCTAATGGCAAACAGGGATTGGAAATCCTGAAAGAAGTTACACCTGATCTGATCATCAGCGACTACATGATGCCAGAAATGGATGGTCTCCAATTCGCTACATTAGTGAAGCAATCCGGTAAATTCGCTTTCGTACCTTTCATATTTCTCACCGCCAGAACGGATGAAGAAGACAAACTGGAAATACTCAATCTTGGTGTGGACGATTATTTGTTCAAACCTTTTAACCCTCAGGAATTGCTTGTCCGGGTGACCAATCTGCTATATGCCCGGCGCGCACGACAAGAGTACATCGACGAGGAAGGTGTAGAAGCAGATGAAATTGAATGGAAAGATTTTCAGTCCGATTTGAGAACGCACCTCGACCAATACATCGATGAACACCTGGATGCAGAAATCACCACAGAACAGCTCATAAATGCCACGAAACTCAGTGAAAGAAGCTTGTATAGAAAAGTCAAATCGAACACCGGCTTATCCCTGCTAGGCTATGTGAAAGAATACCGGCTGAGAAAAGCCCGAATCATGCTTGAAGAGCAAAAATTTATGACTGTATCCGAAGTGTCCTATGCTGTCGGATATAAATACCTTAGCCATTTCACCAAAAACTTTAAAGATCGATTCGGCAAACAACCTTCCGAGTATTTCCAGGAAGGAAAGTTCATCTAA